The genomic interval GGAAGTGGAATAAATTGAATCCAATTCCAGAACAATGGAATCTCAGTCAGCCTCTGGTGACAGAGATAGAAACCTGACATGGAGCTTTatttctgctcattttctttATGCTGAACAACTGTATTTGATGTGAGGGTGTAAACAGGGTTATGACAGGAAGTTTTGTGCAGTTTAACCTTTGAAGatcaaaaaaagccaaacttaTTCCAAAAGACAATTGTTAGAGCTCTGCTCCAGAACACATTTGGGAAGTTTAAcctttaaagattaaaaaaatccaaatttaatCCAAAAAACCAAGTGCTagagctctgctgcagaacacactcctgctccttctgcacagaaatctctccctggcactgccacccctggAAGGCGCAGGATGTGATTATGGGACAGCAGAGGGGCAAACACATTCCTAAGGAAAGCAAGGAATGTGTCAGCAGCGTGGAGCCACGCCAGGGAGCTGATTGCTTTGTGGGAGGTGTAATTAGCATTGTTTGCAAGGAGCTCCTTGAAGCCCCACCTGaggacagggctctgctccagagcaATGAGGCAAAAATAGGAACCAGCCACCTTAAAATCCACATTGAAACAAGGGAAACGCTTCCTACATGGGATTATGAGCCAAATTGTATTATCACTGTTATTTACAGTCAATATTGTATTTAATTCTCATTATTGACAGGAAACACAGATATAGAAGGGATTTGTGGTTTGCTCACAGCCACATGCAGCTCTTGGTAAACTCAGGATTAAACCCCAGTCATGCTCAACCACCAGTTAATCCTGgacattaaatataaaataacttGATGAACAGTAAATGTAATATTGACTGCTGGGCTGCCAGAGGTTTTGTGGTGAACAATGGCTCCATTCCCTCCTCCAGCAAAGGCTGTTCCAGCAGGTGACAGAAGTTTCTAAGGTAAATAATGCACCAAAACCCACTTGGTCAATAGGGTCTGACACCTGGGCCTCACTAAACACTGCACAGCTCTCAATATTGACCTTGAAGGAGGTAAAAGATTCAGTGCTGCTGAGTGAAATCATCCTGGTTTGCACCCGAGTGTTCATTAACTGTGcctttctattttctcttttgtggtTCAGTTtccactgcagatgctgctaCACAGGATGAGGTGAGTGATTGcctttttcctaaataaaaatatagactatgagataaaaaattataatataataataaagtCAGAAAATAAGCATGGTAAACTTTAATTAAATGCTGCCAATTTATTGAGGTTTCAGTGAAAGTTCCTGAGCTTGGGATATGGGTTTTCCATAGAGTTGTTCTGACAACTTCTAGATGTTTTTTACCTGTTTGGCAttctgggcaaaaaaaaaaaaaaatgggcaCGGACAAATTTTAACCCAGAGaaatctaaaatttaaaaaaaaaattaaaatattttctaaaatatatgtttatttGGTGATGACACTATCAGGCTTTTCTGATGAGTTTTAGCTCCTAAATCAGGTACCTGGAGATTTTCACTCTCTGAGTACTCTGGGGTCAATGTCTGGAAGAAGGGAGGAGGTGGATTCCATCCCTGAAGGGTccaaggaagggctggatgTGAATTGATCCCACCTGGATTTACTGATTGTTGTGATCAGATAATAAAAATCTCCAcactctgctcctctggggctgtgttgttcctgcccatccctgtcacATCAGCCCCACTCTCACCTCTGagcagaaatgtttcatttttgggGCTTAGCctctgcccagagaggtggtgccccctccctggctgtgctgccccaaaATTGGATATATTCATGATTTCTGTACATGGAGGAGGTGCCACAGTAAAGCAGACAGGGCTCAGTTGCTTCAtgcagaaaatgtaaatttctATTTAGTTATCTCATATTTATAGGAATTCAAAAGGCACTGTGTTAAACCCAACTGGATAACAATACACTGTCAGTTCATTGGTCAGTAAATGGAATTTTGTGCATCCACCAAACCTCTTTATTCTTGGATTGTTTACACATCATCTTCACTGATTCCCATTGCACCAATTTCTTGGTTTTGCAGGTGCAAACTCATTTCTCTCACCAGAATAAACTGTTGTGCTGACTTTTCATTCTTATGATTTTTCTCGCGGGAACAAGCAGATGGatgagctgcccccagccccagcagcaggccTAAGCCATGATGTTATAAATCCTTTATTTTGTGAGTTTTCCCCTGTGTGGTCAGGGGTGTGAcactcagggctgccctcctTGCAGGTGGACTGCAGTGAGTACAAGAGGCTGGAGAGAGGGAGGCCCATTTACTGTGAGAGGCTCTACCAACCCTACTGTGGCTCTGATGGCAAAACCTACAACAACAAATGCTCCTTCTgcaaggctgtgctgtgagtactgggctgccctgggctgagcagctggGATCCCACCCCATAAAAATGCTGGGTTTCTTTAGGGTTGGCACTCCTCTGCTTTACCTTTACACCATCATTGTCCCTCCCACTGATAATGTCCAGctgatctaaaaaaaaaaaaaaatgatggtGATGTTTGTGTGAGAACTTCCTATTCTGGTAGGAAGTGGAAAATAGGCAACTAAAAAATGACCCAGATATTCAGGTCTAAGCTTCCTattccagcaggaatggtgAAGCTGGACACTAAAAACCTACTTGGATATTTGTGTGTACAACTTCCTATTCTGGCAGGAATTGTGAAACTCGACACTAAAAAACTACTTGGACAGTTGTGTGAGCAATGTCCTGTTCTGGCAGGAAATGTAAAATAGTGAACCAAAAAATGACCCAA from Zonotrichia leucophrys gambelii isolate GWCS_2022_RI chromosome 13, RI_Zleu_2.0, whole genome shotgun sequence carries:
- the LOC135453735 gene encoding ovomucoid-like, whose amino-acid sequence is MKVTLVLLAVAALCLAFSTADAATQDEVDCSEYKRLERGRPIYCERLYQPYCGSDGKTYNNKCSFCKAVLRSRGALHMKQAGAC